A portion of the Cyanobium sp. PCC 7001 genome contains these proteins:
- a CDS encoding NnrU family protein, which translates to MLALLLVFAVLHSGGASLRFWGVARIGERAWRLLFAGISIPAAVVVVGYFLAHRYDGVRLWNLQEQPWIIPVVWTGTALSFLFLYPATYNLLEIPAVLKPQVRLYATGIIRISRHPQAVGQVLWCATHLLWIGSSFMVVTCAGLIAHHLFAVWNGDRRLHNRFGAAFEELRASTSVLPLRAVLDGRQQLVLSEFLRPAQLGIAIAVGVFWWAHRYIGLGATAFSRTGLAHWLG; encoded by the coding sequence ATGCTGGCCCTGCTGCTCGTCTTTGCGGTGCTCCACAGCGGCGGCGCCTCCCTGCGGTTCTGGGGAGTGGCCAGGATCGGGGAACGGGCCTGGCGCCTCCTCTTCGCCGGCATCAGCATTCCTGCCGCCGTGGTGGTGGTGGGCTACTTCCTGGCCCACCGCTACGACGGTGTGCGCCTGTGGAACCTGCAGGAGCAGCCCTGGATCATCCCCGTGGTGTGGACGGGCACGGCCCTCAGCTTCCTGTTCCTCTACCCGGCCACCTACAACCTGCTGGAGATCCCGGCGGTGCTGAAACCCCAGGTGCGGCTCTACGCCACCGGCATCATCCGGATCAGCCGCCACCCCCAGGCCGTGGGACAGGTGCTCTGGTGCGCCACCCACCTGCTCTGGATCGGCAGCAGCTTCATGGTGGTGACCTGCGCCGGGTTGATCGCCCACCACCTGTTCGCCGTGTGGAACGGCGATCGGCGCCTGCACAACCGCTTCGGCGCCGCCTTCGAGGAGTTGCGGGCCAGCACCTCGGTGCTGCCCTTGCGCGCCGTGCTCGATGGCCGGCAGCAGCTGGTGCTCAGCGAGTTCCTGCGACCGGCCCAGCTGGGAATCGCCATCGCCGTGGGGGTGTTCTGGTGGGCGCACCGCTACATCGGGCTCGGGGCCACGGCCTTCTCCCGCACCGGCCTGGCCCACTGGCTGGGGTGA
- a CDS encoding NAD(P)H-quinone oxidoreductase subunit 5: MPSTAELAWLIPVLPLAGACLVGLGLISFNRTVNRLRKPVALLLISCVGAAAVLSFAVLAEQLAGAGPTEVLFNWASAGSFNLQMGFRVDALGAVMLALVTTIALLVMVYSDGYMAHDNGYVRFFTYLALFSSSMLGLVISPNLLEIYVFWELVGMCSYLLVGFWYDRDGAANAAQKAFVVNRVGDFGLLLGILGLFWATGSFGFEEIGARLAEAVNAGSLSTGVAVVLCLLVFMGPMAKSAQFPLHVWLPDAMEGPTPISALIHAATMVAAGVFLVARLQPVYDAFPAVNLVIAVVGTITLFLGASIALTQMDLKKGLAYSTVSQLGYMMLAMGCGAPVAGMFHLVTHAFFKAMLFLGSGSVIHAMEEVVGHEPVLAQDMRLMGGLRRHMPVTSTTFLIGCVAISGIPPLAGFWSKDEILGQAFNSFPLLWAMGFITAGMTAFYMFRLYFLTFEGSFRGGDTAIQAQLMQAAGRSGEEGHEAVHGHADHPHESGWQMALPLAVLAVPSALIGLLGTPWNSRFAALLDPAEAAHMAEHFSWSEFLPLAGASVAISTAGIGLAVLAYALGRIDLGQAVAARFPAINAFLANKWYLDAVNDKLFVQGSRKLARSVLEVDSKVVDGVVNLTGLVTLGSGEGLKYFETGRAQFYALIVFGGVIALVVLFG, translated from the coding sequence ATGCCTTCAACCGCTGAACTCGCCTGGTTGATCCCGGTGCTGCCCCTGGCCGGCGCCTGCCTCGTGGGGCTCGGGCTGATCAGTTTCAACCGCACCGTGAACCGGTTGCGCAAGCCCGTGGCCCTGCTGCTGATCAGCTGCGTGGGGGCCGCCGCGGTGCTGAGCTTCGCCGTGCTGGCCGAGCAGCTCGCGGGCGCCGGGCCCACCGAGGTGCTGTTCAACTGGGCCAGCGCCGGCAGCTTCAACCTGCAGATGGGCTTCCGGGTGGATGCCCTCGGCGCCGTGATGCTGGCCCTGGTCACCACCATCGCCCTGCTGGTGATGGTGTATTCCGACGGCTACATGGCCCACGACAACGGCTATGTGCGCTTCTTCACCTACCTGGCCCTGTTCAGCAGCTCGATGCTGGGCCTGGTGATCAGCCCCAACCTGCTCGAGATCTACGTGTTCTGGGAGCTGGTGGGCATGTGCTCCTACCTGCTGGTGGGCTTCTGGTACGACCGCGACGGCGCCGCCAACGCCGCCCAGAAGGCCTTCGTGGTGAACCGGGTGGGCGACTTCGGCCTGCTGCTCGGGATCCTGGGGCTGTTCTGGGCCACCGGCAGCTTCGGCTTCGAGGAGATCGGTGCCCGCCTCGCCGAAGCCGTGAATGCCGGCAGCCTGAGCACCGGCGTGGCCGTGGTGCTCTGCCTGCTGGTGTTCATGGGCCCGATGGCCAAGTCGGCCCAGTTCCCCCTGCATGTGTGGCTGCCGGATGCCATGGAGGGCCCCACCCCCATCTCCGCCCTGATCCACGCCGCCACCATGGTGGCCGCCGGGGTGTTCCTGGTGGCCCGGCTGCAGCCGGTGTACGACGCCTTTCCGGCGGTGAATCTGGTGATCGCCGTGGTGGGCACCATCACCCTGTTCCTGGGGGCCTCGATCGCCCTCACCCAGATGGACCTCAAGAAGGGACTGGCCTACAGCACCGTGAGCCAGCTCGGTTACATGATGCTGGCCATGGGCTGCGGCGCTCCCGTGGCCGGCATGTTCCACCTGGTGACCCACGCCTTCTTCAAGGCGATGCTGTTCCTGGGATCCGGTTCGGTGATCCACGCCATGGAGGAGGTGGTGGGCCATGAGCCGGTGCTGGCCCAGGACATGCGCCTCATGGGCGGCCTGCGCCGCCACATGCCGGTGACGAGCACCACCTTCCTGATCGGCTGCGTGGCCATCAGCGGCATCCCTCCTCTGGCGGGCTTCTGGAGCAAGGACGAGATCCTGGGCCAGGCCTTCAACAGCTTCCCGCTGCTGTGGGCCATGGGCTTCATCACCGCCGGCATGACCGCCTTCTACATGTTCCGGCTCTATTTCCTCACCTTCGAGGGCAGCTTCCGTGGCGGCGACACAGCCATCCAGGCGCAGCTGATGCAGGCCGCCGGACGCTCGGGCGAGGAGGGCCACGAGGCCGTCCACGGCCATGCCGACCATCCCCATGAGTCCGGCTGGCAGATGGCCCTGCCCCTGGCCGTGCTGGCGGTGCCCTCGGCGCTGATCGGCCTGCTGGGCACCCCCTGGAACAGCCGCTTCGCCGCCCTGCTCGATCCGGCGGAGGCGGCCCACATGGCGGAGCATTTCAGCTGGAGCGAATTCCTGCCCCTGGCGGGAGCGTCGGTGGCGATCTCCACCGCCGGGATCGGGCTGGCGGTGCTGGCCTACGCCCTCGGCAGGATCGATCTGGGCCAGGCCGTGGCGGCGCGCTTCCCCGCGATCAACGCCTTCCTGGCCAACAAGTGGTACCTCGATGCCGTCAACGACAAGCTCTTCGTGCAGGGCAGCCGCAAGCTGGCCCGCTCGGTGCTGGAGGTGGATTCCAAGGTGGTGGACGGCGTGGTGAACCTCACCGGCCTGGTGACCCTCGGCAGCGGCGAAGGGCTCAAGTACTTCGAAACCGGACGGGCCCAGTTCTATGCCCTGATCGTGTTCGGCGGCGTGATCGCTCTGGTGGTGCTGTTCGGC